One window of Candidatus Tokpelaia hoelldoblerii genomic DNA carries:
- the metI gene encoding ABC transporter permease protein (bhsal03120), translating into MQDSTELAILQDKLLADTLATLWMTFSSSLMTLVVGLPLGVLLYTTAKNGLFQNSWLNWPFSIFLNSLRALPFIVMAAVLTPVSKAVIGKITGDNVVIFILSVSAIPFYARMVELSLRSVDKNLIDAIRAMGATRLQIIREVILPEALSSLVTGFTVTVIAILSASSLAGYLGGESLGTLAVRYGIQNYMALIVWIVVLILILMNVIIQWFGDRLADKFNHL; encoded by the coding sequence CTGCAAGACAGTACCGAGCTTGCCATTTTGCAGGACAAGCTGCTTGCAGATACACTTGCGACATTATGGATGACTTTCTCCTCATCATTGATGACGCTGGTGGTCGGCCTGCCACTGGGCGTCCTGCTTTACACCACCGCAAAAAACGGATTGTTTCAGAACAGCTGGCTTAACTGGCCTTTCAGTATTTTTCTCAACAGTCTGCGCGCTTTGCCTTTTATTGTTATGGCGGCGGTTCTGACACCTGTATCGAAGGCGGTTATCGGTAAAATCACCGGCGACAATGTGGTGATTTTCATCCTGTCTGTTTCCGCTATTCCATTTTATGCGCGCATGGTGGAACTGTCGCTGCGCAGCGTGGACAAAAACCTTATTGACGCCATCCGCGCGATGGGGGCGACACGCCTGCAAATCATCCGCGAAGTCATTCTTCCCGAAGCTTTATCAAGCCTTGTCACCGGCTTCACCGTCACGGTTATTGCGATTTTGTCTGCCAGCAGCCTGGCGGGTTATCTCGGCGGCGAAAGCCTGGGCACACTGGCTGTCCGATACGGTATCCAGAATTACATGGCGCTAATTGTCTGGATTGTTGTTCTCATCCTGATTCTCATGAATGTTATTATCCAGTGGTTTGGCGACCGGCTGGCCGACAAGTTCAACCACTTGTAG
- the asd gene encoding Aspartate-semialdehyde dehydrogenase (bhsal03160): MGFKIAIAGATGNVGREMLNILEERGFPADEVVPLASRRSQGTEVSYGDKTLKVRALDTYDFSDTDICLMSAGGDISKEWAPKITAAGCVVIDNSSAWRYHADVPLIVPEVNPDAIADFKKRNIIANPNCSTAQLVVVLKPLHEAATIKRVVVSTYQSVSGAGKEGMDELFEQSRAVFVADPISVKKFTKRIAFNVIPHIDGFMDDGYTKEEWKLMAETKKMLDPKIRLSATAVRVPVFIGHAEAVHIEFEKPLSADEARDILRNAPGVLVVDKRENGGYATPYEAAGDDAAYVSRIREDITVDNGLALWVVADNLRKGAALNTIQIAELLVSRGLITPKSAA, from the coding sequence ATGGGTTTTAAAATCGCAATAGCAGGCGCAACCGGTAATGTCGGACGTGAAATGCTCAATATTCTGGAAGAGCGCGGTTTTCCGGCAGATGAAGTCGTGCCGCTTGCTTCCCGCCGCAGCCAGGGCACCGAAGTTTCCTATGGCGATAAAACGCTGAAAGTGCGGGCGCTTGATACATACGATTTTTCCGATACCGACATTTGCCTGATGTCGGCCGGTGGTGATATTTCCAAAGAATGGGCGCCCAAAATCACCGCCGCCGGGTGTGTTGTTATCGATAACTCATCTGCCTGGCGCTATCATGCCGATGTGCCGCTGATCGTGCCGGAAGTCAACCCGGATGCGATTGCAGATTTTAAAAAGCGCAATATTATCGCCAATCCTAATTGTTCTACAGCACAATTAGTGGTTGTTCTTAAACCATTACATGAAGCAGCGACCATCAAGCGTGTGGTTGTTTCCACCTACCAATCGGTTTCAGGGGCCGGCAAGGAAGGCATGGATGAATTGTTTGAACAATCACGCGCTGTGTTTGTCGCTGACCCAATCAGCGTAAAAAAATTCACCAAGCGTATCGCCTTCAACGTCATTCCCCATATTGATGGGTTTATGGACGACGGTTACACCAAAGAAGAGTGGAAGCTGATGGCTGAAACCAAGAAAATGCTTGACCCGAAAATCAGGCTTTCGGCAACTGCTGTACGGGTGCCGGTGTTTATCGGCCATGCCGAAGCAGTGCATATTGAATTTGAAAAACCGCTTTCCGCCGATGAAGCACGCGATATCCTGCGCAATGCCCCGGGCGTTCTGGTGGTGGACAAGCGCGAAAACGGCGGCTATGCCACACCTTATGAAGCGGCGGGTGATGATGCGGCCTATGTCAGCCGTATCCGCGAGGATATCACCGTTGACAATGGCCTTGCCCTTTGGGTTGTTGCCGATAACCTGCGCAAGGGCGCGGCGCTTAACACCATCCAGATTGCTGAACTGCTGGTTTCACGCGGGCTGATCACACCAAAATCTGCCGCCTGA
- the glpQ gene encoding Glycerophosphodiester phosphodiesterase periplasmic protein (bhsal03110): MRLLVKIIITGIASVLLMSRAVQAADKIVIAHRGASGYLPEHTFAAKAMAYAQGADYLEQDLVMTRDNALVVVHDRYLDRVTDIAGRFPGRARADGRYYAIDFTLAEIKSLKFMEGFTLENGVRVQDYPGRFPMEKSDFHIHTFQEELEFIQGLNISTGRNVGIYPEIKVPWFHRQEGKDITVAVLKVLKQYGYSKKTDKVYLQCFDANELKRIRNVLQLQLGMDLTLVQLIAYTDWEETFEQSADGTWRNYSYDWMLKDGAMKEVAQYADGIGPDYHMLIAQDSTAADVRLTSLVQEAHANNLLVHPYTLRVDRLPDYAGDANQLFDIVFNQANADGAFTDFPDLAVQFLQKHHEHR, encoded by the coding sequence ATGCGTTTACTGGTTAAAATCATCATCACCGGCATTGCATCTGTCTTGCTGATGTCGAGGGCTGTTCAGGCTGCTGATAAAATCGTTATTGCCCATCGCGGGGCGAGCGGTTATTTGCCGGAGCATACGTTTGCCGCCAAGGCTATGGCTTATGCCCAGGGGGCGGATTATCTTGAACAGGATCTGGTCATGACCAGGGATAACGCGCTTGTTGTTGTGCATGACCGTTACCTTGACCGCGTAACCGATATTGCCGGGCGCTTCCCGGGGCGGGCCCGGGCCGATGGCCGTTACTATGCCATTGATTTCACTCTTGCAGAAATTAAATCACTGAAATTTATGGAAGGGTTCACCCTTGAAAATGGCGTACGGGTGCAAGATTATCCTGGGCGCTTTCCTATGGAAAAGTCAGATTTTCATATCCATACCTTTCAGGAGGAGCTGGAATTTATTCAGGGGTTGAATATCTCTACTGGCAGGAATGTCGGTATTTATCCTGAAATCAAAGTCCCGTGGTTCCATCGTCAGGAAGGCAAGGATATTACTGTCGCCGTGCTCAAGGTCTTGAAACAATACGGCTATAGCAAAAAGACTGATAAAGTCTATCTGCAATGTTTTGATGCCAATGAATTAAAACGCATTAGAAATGTGTTGCAACTGCAACTGGGGATGGATTTAACGCTTGTCCAGCTCATTGCTTATACAGACTGGGAAGAAACTTTTGAGCAAAGCGCGGATGGAACATGGCGCAATTACAGCTATGACTGGATGTTGAAAGACGGTGCGATGAAAGAGGTGGCGCAATATGCTGATGGCATTGGCCCTGATTATCATATGCTGATTGCCCAGGATTCTACAGCGGCCGATGTCAGGTTAACCAGTCTGGTGCAAGAGGCGCATGCAAATAATTTGCTGGTTCATCCTTACACGCTGCGTGTTGACAGATTGCCGGATTATGCCGGTGACGCAAACCAGCTGTTTGATATTGTCTTCAATCAGGCAAATGCAGATGGTGCATTTACCGATTTTCCCGATTTGGCTGTACAGTTTTTGCAAAAACACCATGAGCATCGGTAA
- a CDS encoding Lipoprotein (bhsal03140) has protein sequence MSFLAKLNRRAALALLVCASVLGMNVTASPARDKSAVTLGVMEGPEGEIWRVAVQEAKKEGLDIKLVYFSDFSIPNEALNAGDLDANAFQHKPYLDAQVKQRGYKLSIAGYSTMFPMGAYSRKIKDLSQLREGAEVGLPDDPSNRGRALHILAQYGVITLKDPDNILVTVYDIKDNPKKLKFREMDANIVGRAIDDLDVSIVNTVWIEAAGLDPDEERIAQEKAEGNPYNNIIVVRTEDLDKPWVKKLVQAYQNEAVRAEIKKQFGSDAITSW, from the coding sequence ATGTCATTTCTTGCGAAATTAAACCGCCGCGCCGCTCTGGCCCTGCTTGTTTGTGCCAGTGTTCTGGGCATGAATGTCACAGCCTCTCCCGCACGGGATAAAAGCGCCGTCACGCTTGGCGTCATGGAAGGGCCGGAAGGGGAAATCTGGCGTGTCGCAGTGCAGGAAGCCAAAAAGGAAGGACTTGATATCAAACTTGTCTATTTTTCGGACTTCTCAATCCCCAATGAAGCGCTCAATGCCGGCGATCTCGACGCCAATGCTTTCCAGCACAAGCCTTATCTCGACGCACAGGTCAAACAGCGCGGCTACAAACTTTCCATCGCCGGGTATTCAACCATGTTCCCGATGGGGGCTTACTCGCGCAAAATCAAGGACCTGTCCCAATTACGGGAGGGCGCGGAAGTCGGCCTGCCGGATGACCCGTCCAATCGCGGGCGCGCCCTGCATATTCTGGCGCAATATGGCGTCATCACGCTGAAAGACCCGGATAATATCCTGGTGACGGTTTACGACATCAAGGATAACCCGAAAAAGCTGAAATTCCGCGAGATGGACGCGAATATTGTTGGCCGCGCCATTGATGACCTTGATGTTTCCATCGTCAATACGGTATGGATAGAAGCTGCCGGTCTTGACCCGGATGAGGAAAGAATCGCGCAGGAAAAAGCCGAAGGCAACCCTTACAACAACATTATCGTTGTCCGTACAGAAGACCTTGACAAGCCATGGGTCAAAAAGCTTGTTCAAGCCTATCAGAATGAAGCCGTGCGCGCTGAAATCAAAAAGCAGTTCGGTTCAGACGCCATAACAAGCTGGTAA
- the metN gene encoding Methionine import ATP-binding protein MetN (bhsal03130) encodes MQADKPVFELKDIRRRFAQTAAIDGVSLTVQRGEILGLIGRSGAGKSTLIRCLNGLETIDSGEILFDGQTISRLSEGGWRTVRRHIGIIFQHFNLLSSRNVLDNVALPLKLMGAPRKQRHNRAMELLELVGIADKAFSYPARLSGGQKQRVGIARALASNPSVLLCDEATSALDPETTRSILELLEKINRQMNITILLITHEMDVIRNIAQRVIVLDHGKIVEQGPVKDIFARPQTPTTQSLLQVITPSLPVSIAAKLDPVLGTRGIVVLHISGAQARRPFLNDLAAQTGMAAQIIQGGIDTIQGEAVGKLFLAIDATDRKKFTQAVEWLARHSDKSEVLGFTHD; translated from the coding sequence ATGCAAGCAGACAAACCCGTTTTTGAATTGAAAGATATCCGCCGCCGTTTTGCCCAAACGGCGGCGATTGACGGTGTTTCCCTGACCGTGCAGCGCGGGGAAATTCTGGGGCTGATCGGCCGCAGCGGCGCGGGTAAATCAACACTCATCCGCTGCCTGAACGGGCTGGAGACAATTGACAGCGGCGAGATCTTGTTTGACGGCCAGACCATTTCCCGTCTGAGCGAGGGTGGCTGGCGAACAGTGCGCCGCCATATCGGCATTATCTTCCAGCATTTCAACCTGCTGTCCTCGCGCAATGTTCTTGACAATGTCGCCCTGCCGCTGAAACTGATGGGCGCGCCCAGGAAACAGCGCCACAACCGGGCGATGGAATTGCTGGAACTTGTCGGTATTGCCGACAAGGCTTTCAGCTATCCGGCACGCCTTTCCGGCGGGCAGAAACAACGGGTCGGCATTGCCCGGGCCCTTGCCTCAAACCCGTCTGTTCTGCTGTGTGATGAAGCGACATCAGCGCTCGACCCGGAAACAACCCGCTCTATTCTGGAACTGCTGGAAAAAATCAACCGGCAGATGAACATCACCATTCTCCTCATCACCCATGAGATGGATGTTATCCGCAATATCGCCCAGCGCGTCATTGTGCTCGATCATGGCAAAATTGTCGAACAGGGACCGGTCAAGGATATTTTTGCCCGCCCGCAAACCCCCACGACACAATCATTGCTACAGGTCATTACACCGTCCCTGCCCGTTTCCATCGCGGCAAAGCTTGATCCGGTTCTCGGAACACGGGGCATTGTCGTGCTGCACATTTCCGGCGCGCAGGCGCGCAGGCCTTTTCTCAACGATCTTGCCGCACAAACCGGTATGGCGGCGCAGATTATACAAGGCGGTATTGATACCATTCAAGGCGAAGCGGTCGGAAAGCTCTTTCTGGCCATTGATGCCACCGACCGGAAAAAATTCACGCAGGCTGTTGAATGGCTCGCCCGCCACAGCGATAAAAGCGAAGTGCTCGGATTTACACATGATTGA
- the glpT gene encoding sn-glycerol-3-phosphate transport protein (MFS family) (bhsal03100), whose amino-acid sequence MLRIFKPAPHKPRLSVQEVDPVYQRLRLQIFIGIFVGYAAYYFVRKNFALVFPALIGQGFSKQELGFALSAISIAYGISKFIMGSVSDRSNPRVFLPAGLLLSALVMLVMGFAPWATSSVAIMFVLLFVCGWFQGMGWPPCGRSMVHWWSHKERGRIVSVWNCAHNIGGGVPPLLAMLAMWWFHDWRGAFYMPAFAAIAVAVIVYFLMRDTPQSCGLPPIEEYKNDYPADYGKKSEKELSAKQIFMDYVLPNKLLWTIAIVNVFVYLLRYGVLDWSPTYLQEVKHFTMDKSSWAYFFYEWAGIPGTLLCGWMSDTVFRGNRGATGAFFMALVTIATLVYWLNPAGYPGIDMACMMLIGFLIYGPVMLIGLHALELAPKKAAGTAAGFTGLFGYLGGSVIASVAIGSLADNFGWNSVFYLLVGGSALSVILLIIVMINEKNHKRAMKRQDNNTATG is encoded by the coding sequence ATGTTGCGTATCTTTAAACCCGCACCCCATAAACCCCGCCTGTCGGTGCAGGAGGTTGATCCGGTTTACCAGCGTTTGCGTCTGCAGATTTTTATAGGCATCTTTGTGGGGTATGCTGCCTACTATTTTGTGCGAAAAAATTTCGCGCTGGTATTTCCGGCTTTAATCGGGCAGGGCTTCAGTAAACAGGAACTGGGTTTTGCCTTGTCAGCGATTTCCATTGCCTATGGTATTTCAAAATTTATCATGGGCTCTGTCTCGGACCGTTCCAATCCGCGGGTTTTTCTGCCGGCCGGTTTGCTTCTTTCCGCGCTGGTGATGCTGGTTATGGGGTTTGCTCCATGGGCGACCTCCAGCGTTGCCATTATGTTTGTTCTGCTGTTTGTTTGCGGCTGGTTTCAGGGCATGGGCTGGCCGCCTTGCGGGCGCAGCATGGTTCACTGGTGGTCGCATAAAGAGCGTGGCCGCATTGTATCGGTGTGGAACTGCGCCCATAATATCGGCGGCGGTGTGCCGCCTTTGCTGGCCATGCTGGCAATGTGGTGGTTTCATGACTGGCGGGGGGCATTTTATATGCCCGCCTTTGCCGCTATCGCCGTGGCGGTTATTGTTTATTTTCTCATGCGTGATACGCCGCAATCCTGTGGCCTGCCGCCGATTGAGGAATATAAGAATGACTATCCGGCAGATTATGGTAAAAAAAGCGAAAAAGAACTGAGCGCAAAACAGATTTTCATGGATTATGTCCTGCCGAACAAACTGCTGTGGACCATCGCCATTGTCAATGTGTTCGTTTATTTGCTGCGTTATGGCGTTCTTGACTGGTCGCCGACTTATCTGCAGGAAGTAAAGCATTTTACCATGGATAAATCATCCTGGGCCTATTTCTTTTATGAATGGGCGGGGATTCCGGGGACGTTGCTGTGTGGCTGGATGTCTGATACAGTCTTCAGGGGCAATCGTGGTGCAACGGGAGCGTTTTTTATGGCGCTTGTCACCATTGCGACACTTGTTTATTGGCTCAATCCTGCCGGTTATCCCGGCATTGATATGGCCTGTATGATGCTGATCGGTTTCCTGATTTATGGCCCTGTTATGCTGATCGGCCTGCATGCGCTTGAACTGGCGCCGAAAAAGGCGGCGGGCACTGCCGCAGGTTTTACCGGTTTGTTCGGTTATCTGGGCGGGTCGGTGATCGCCAGTGTTGCCATTGGCAGTCTTGCTGATAATTTCGGCTGGAACAGTGTGTTTTATCTGCTTGTCGGCGGCAGCGCTCTGTCTGTTATTCTGCTTATCATTGTCATGATCAATGAAAAAAATCATAAGCGCGCCATGAAGCGTCAGGATAATAATACAGCAACCGGTTGA
- a CDS encoding Hypothetical protein (bhsal03150): MLREIAQMLLSGASVVAAFFVSPDSANFSFIQMCVVLIMIIIVALICWSIPEFFHRNKKF; encoded by the coding sequence ATGTTACGCGAAATCGCCCAGATGCTTTTATCCGGCGCCAGTGTTGTTGCGGCTTTCTTCGTCTCACCTGACTCAGCCAATTTCAGCTTTATCCAGATGTGTGTTGTGCTGATTATGATTATCATTGTCGCCTTGATTTGCTGGAGCATTCCCGAGTTTTTTCATAGAAACAAAAAATTCTGA